In the Sandaracinus amylolyticus genome, GCGCGCGGACCAATTGCCAGCGCTCGATCTCCTCGGCGTCGCCCCCCGCGGTGGGGAAGACGAGCACCGGTTGTCCGTAGTGACCCCAGCGAGCCAGCGTGGCTTCGCACCCCAAGCGCTCCGAGCGCCAGCGCGATTTCAGGAACATGCAGCGGGCCCCATCATCACACAAAGGCCCTCGGAACGGCAGATCGTCGTGACGGATGCGCCGGCATGGCCCCAATGCGTTCTGGACCATGCGAGCCTCGACACTCTCCTTCCTGGGCGCGCTGGCCGTCCTCTCGACGGCCTGCGGTGACGACGACGCGACGGCCGACACCGACGCGGGCACGAACGACGCCTCGATCGACGGCGGCGGGAGCGACGCTGGAGGCAACGGCGACGCCGGTGACCCCGACGGCTGCATCGCGGTGCGCGCGACGACGTGGACGCTCGAGGGGCTCGACGACGTGTCGATCGGCTACCTCGCGCGGCTCGTCCCCGAGGTCGACGGCGACGTGTACGACCTGTCGATCCAGTTCTATCGCTACGAGACCGAGTACGTCGGCACGTTCGACGTGAGCACCGGTCCCGACTCGAACCACGAGAGCTGCGCGCACTGCGTGCAGGCGTGGCACGGCACCGATCGATCGCGCGGCTTCTTCGTCACCGAGGGCACGCTCGAGCTCACCTCGGATCCCTTCGAGATGCGGCTCGCGGGCTCGCTCACCGGCGCGCGGCTGATCGAGGTGACGATCGAGGGTCCGACGCTGATGTCGGTGCCGGTGCCCGACGGGCGCTGCCTGGTCGTCGAGGACGTGGAGTTCGATCGCACCTTCGCGCCCGAGGGCTGGACCTGCGCGACGGAGTCCTGGCACGACGGCGAGACCTGCGACTGCGGGTGCGGCCCGATCGATCCCGACTGCTACGAGGACCTGCCGATCGAGGGCTGCTTCCCGGGCGAGGTCTGCGTCGGCGTGCCGAACCAGGAGATCCTGCGCATCGACGGCGCGTGCAAGGAGGCCTGCGATCGCGCGACCGGCGACGCGTGCGACGTCGGCGTGTGCTCGTTCGGCCCGAACAACGTCGACGTGTGCGTCTCGGAGCTGGAGGACTGGGATCCCGAGGCCGACGTCGGCGAGACCTGCGCCGAGGGCGCGGGCTTCTGCGCGATCGACGAGGGCGGGTTCGTGCGCGGCGTGTGCGACATCCACGACCGCAACGATCGCGAGTGCAAGCCCACCTGCGACGAGGACACCGACTGCGACGTGGCCGCGTTCGAGCGCTGCTACACGATCACCGCGGGCTGGCCGCCCGAGGGCTTCTGCTCGCCGCGATATCCGCTCGACTGGACCTGCAGCGGCGATCGCTACGAGGACGGCACGTACTGCGACTGCGCGTGCGGCGTGTTCGATCCCGACTGCTACGACGAGACGCGCGCGGTGCGCGGCTGCGGCGACGACGAGACCTGCGTCGACGGCAGCGCGTGCGAGCCGATCCCCGCGAACGACACCTGCGCGGCCGCGATCCCGCTCACGCCGGGCACGCCGGTCACCGGCAACACGCTGGGCGCGCTCCCGCAGTACGCCGCCGCGACGCCGTGCGTGACCTCGGAGCAGCGGGGCCCCGACGTCGTGTACTCGATCGCGCTCACCGCGGGACAGACGCTGACCGTCACCGCGACCCCGAGCGAGCACAACCTCGCGCTCTCGCTGCGCGGACCGGGCGCGGCGAGCGTGTGCGATGCGACGAGCTCGTGCATCGCGGGTGTGGACGCGAGGGAGCGCGCGATGGCGGAGACGCTCACGCACACCGCGACGACCGCGGGCACGTACTACGTGATCGTCGACTCGTTCTGGAGCGGCGAGTACGGCGAGTTCACGCTGAACGCGACCGTCACGCCGTGAGGATCTCGGACGGGCTCCTCGACGCTTCGGCGTCGAGGATGTGCATCGTGCGCTCGTAGAGCGCGAGCGCGCCCTCGTGGTCGCGCGCGATGCACACGAGGCCGAGCTTGCCGTGCTCGGAGAGCGCGCCGATCAGGTTGAACACCACGCCTTCCTGGGTGGTCTCGTCGAAGTGGAGGCCGTTCTCGACGAGCACGTCGACGAGATCCTCGGGGATGAAGCGACGGTACTCGGGGCGCACGAGGTTGTCGGTCGCGTAGTAACAGCGCGGCTGACCGAGCGGCGTGACGAACTCGCCGCTCGCCTGGTCGTATCGCCCGTCGGTCAGGAACTGCAGCATCTGGAACGGCAGCGTCGTGCCGCCCTTGCGCAGGTTGATCTCGATCGCGGCGAGATCCCAAGACCCTTCCCGCCACACAGCAACGAAGTCGACGCCGAAGCGCCCGAGCACGCCGCGCGCGCGAAGCACCTCGCCGATGCGCCGACCTGCCTCGTGCAGCGCCGCGCGGTACGCGCCGTCCGCGGGGAACGTGCTGCCGAGGAACACCTGGCCGCTCGGTCCGCCGAGCACTTGATCGTGGGTCGAGATCAGCTCGAGCTCGGCGGTCGGCGTCACGCGCAGCTGCACCGAGGGCGAGCGCTTCACGTCCCCCTCGATCCACGCCTCGACGATGCCGCCCATCGCGGCGAACTTCGCGAAGTACGTCTCGGGCGTCTCGCCCGCGGCCTCGCAGCGCAGCTTCTGGATCAGCGCGTCGCGCAGCCAGTGCTCGATCGTGCCGAGCTCGCTCGGTGCCTCGTCGAGATCGAGGATCGCGTTCCCTTCGCCGGAGAATCCTTCCTCGAGCTTCACCACGACGCGGCGGAGCAAGGGCTCGTCGCGCCGCATCGCCGCGATCGCCGCCGCGACGTCGTGCACGTCGCGCAGGCTCTCGTAGCCCTTCGGGTGCGGCACACCGGCCTCGCGGAAGAGCGTGCGCGAGCCCGACTTGCTGCCGAGCTGAGAGAGCGCGGGATCGCACCCGTAGAGCGGCACGCCGAGCTGCACCGCGAGCGTGCGCTCGCGATGCGTCGTGTTGAAGCACGAGAGGTGCGCGAGCTTCGGATCGCCGATCGCCTCGCGGACGCGCGCGAGCAGGCGCGGCCGCTCGAGGATCTTGTCGGTGAGCGCGCGCAGCGAGCCGTCGTACGCGGAGAGCATCACGAGGCGCTTGCGCGCGTGGCTCGCGGGCACGCCGCCGAGGAGGTTCAGGTAGTAGTCGATGATCACCGGCGCGATCGGCTGGCTCGTCACGTAGACGATGCGCGTGCGCGGCAGGCGCAGGAACATGAGCATCCCGAGCTGGCGCTCCTCGTAGTGCGCTGCGCCGGCGATCTTCGCGAGCACGTCGGGGTCGAGGCTCATGCTCGGCACGACGACGATCGTGCGCGGCGCCGCGGGGTGGCTGAACACGTCGCGGAACATCGGTCCGAGGCGGCTCTGCAGCTGCGCGAAGCGCAGGCGCTCGTCGTCGCTTCCGGGAGCGGGGTCGAGGATCACGGTGCGGGTATGTACGCACCGCGTCCGCGGTCACGAGTCGCGACGATCCTCGAGCAGGAAGTCGATGAACGCGCGCACCCGCGTGGGCAGACGACGCCCGTGCGGATAGAGCAGGTTGAACGGTCGTGAGGGCCCGCGGAGCGCGGGGAGCACCTCGACGAGACGTCCCTCGGCGAGCGGCTGCTCCACGACGAAGCGATAGGTCTGGAAGATGCCGGCGCCCGCGAGCGCGAGCGTGACGCCGCCGAGCACGTCGTCCGAGCACGCGTAGCTGCCGCGCGTCTCGACCTCGACGTCGGCGCCGTCGATGCGCACCGGCCACGGGATGTGGCGCCCGGTGCTCGGGAGCTCGAACTGGATGCACTCGTGCTGGTGGAGGTCGTCGACGGTGCGCGGCGTGCCGGCGCGCGCGAGGTACGCCGGAGACGCGACCAGCACGAGCTCCGCGTCCTCGAGCTTGCGCGACACGAGCGACGAGTCGCGCTGCGCGCGCACGCGGATCGCGACGTCGTAGTCCTCGTGCACGAACGCGACGTTGCGATTGCTGAGGTGGATGTCGACGCGCACGGCGGGATACCGGGCGCGGAACGCGGGCAGCCGCGGCAGCAGGCGATGATGGCCGTAGGTCGTGGGCACGCTGACGCGCACGAGCCCGGCGGGCGCGCTCTGCCGGCCGCTGACGTCGCGCTCGGCGTCGGCGAGCTGCGAGAGCGCGCGACGGGAGCTCTGCGCGTACGTGACGCCCGCGTCGGTGAGCCGGATCCGTCGCGTGGTGCGCACGAAGAGGCGCACGCCGAGGCGCTCCTCGAGGCGCGAGATCGAGCGGCTCACGGCGGCGGGCGTCACGCCCGCGCGGTTCGCCGCGGCGGTGAACGAGCCGAGCTCCGCCGCGAGGCAGAAGAGCTCGATGGTGCCCAGCATCACGTCGTCGAGCTTGCGATTCATGACGTCGTGGAACGAATGATGTACGGCCCGAGCCATACCGTCGACGCGCCGCGACGACCAGGTTCGCTCTCGTGCAGCGCACGGATCGCTGCAGAGAGAGGACATCATGTCGAGACACACTCCCATCACCGCCGTGGTCACCGGCGCATCGAGCGGCATCGGTCTCGCGGTCGCGCGCGCGTTCCTGCGGCGCGGCGATCGCGTCGTGGGCAACGGGCGCGATCAGGCGCGGCTCGAGGCCGCGGCGCGCACCCTCGATGCCGGCGAGCGCTTCGTGCCGGTCGCGGGCGACATCGCGGATCCCGCGACGTCGGCGCGGATCTTCGACGTCGCGGAGTCGCGCTTCGGTCGCGTCGAGGTGCTCGTGAACAACGCGGGCATCTTCCGATCGAAGGCGATCACCGAGTACACCGACGCCGATCTCGACGCGCTGATCGACACCAACCTGCGCGGATTCGTGCACGCGACGAAGCGCGCGGCGCAGCACATGACGGCGCACGGCGGCGGGCACGTCGTGAACGTCACCGCGAGCATCGCGCTGCAGCCGCTCGCGAACGTGCCCGCGGCGCTGCCGATCCTGATCAAGGGCGGGCTCCACGCCGCGACGAAGGCGCTCGCGCTCGAGCTCGCGCCGAAGAAGATCCTGGTCTCGGCGGTCGCGCCGGGGATCGTCGACACGCCGCTCTACGCGCCGGAGATGCACGACTTCCTGCGCACGCTGCAGCCCCTCGGGCGCATCGCGAGCGCGGACGAGATCGCGGAGGCGGTGCTGCACCTCGCGAGCGCGACGTTCACCACGGGCGTGGTCCTGCCGGTCGACGGCGGCATGAGCGCGGGGCGCTGGTGATGGACGACCGCGACGACATCCGTGCGCTGGTCGAGACGTACTTCGAGGGTTTGTTCCACGGTGACACGAATCGGCTGCGGCGCGTCTTCCACGAGCGCGCGCGCCTGACCGGCGTGGTGCGCGGCGAGCGCTCGGAGCGCGGGCTCGACGAGTACCTCGCGGCGGTCGCGCATCGACGATCGCCGGAGTCGCTCGGCGACGCGCGCGCGATGCGCGTGATCGCGATCGACGTGATCGGCGACGTCGCGGTGGTGCGCGCGAGCGTCGCGATGCTGGGCTTCGACTACGCCGACGTGCTCTCGCTCGCGAAGCACGAGGGTCGCTGGTCGATCGTGCACAAGCTCTTCACCCACGTGGGGTCGTGATGCCGTACGTGCTGATCCAGGTGACCGACGAGGGCGTCACGCGCGAGCAGAAGGCCGAGCTGGTGCGCGGCTCGACCGAGCTGCTGCAGCGCGTGCTCGGCAAGGACCCGAAGCTGACGTTCGTCGTGATCGACGAGGTCGCGACCGACAACTGGGGCGTGGCGGGCGAGCTGGTGAGCGAGAGGAAGACGCGCGACCGGCGATGACGCACTGCGGCAAAGGCGGCGTCTCGGTGCTACACCGCGCGTCCATGACGACGACGCGATCGCTCGAGACGCCGCTCACCCGTGCCGTGGGAATCGAAGTGCCGCTCCTCTGCGGAGCGATGTACCCGTGCTCCAACCCCGAGCTGATCGCCGCGGTGAGCGACGCCGGCGGCATGGGCATCGTGCAGCCGATCTCGATGTCGTTCGTGCACGGGCACGAGCTGCGCGAGGGCCTGCGGTTGATTGGTCGGATGACCAAGAAACCGATCGGCTTCAACGCGATCGTGGAGAAGTCGTCGAAGGTCTACGAGGACCGGATGCGCCGCTGGATCGACATCGCGCTCGAGGAAGGCGTGCGCTTCTTCGTGACGGCGCTGGGCAATCCGCGCTGGGTCGTCGAGAAGGTCCACGCGGTGGGCGGCACCGTCTATCACGACGTGACGAGCCGCAAGTGGGCGGAGCGCGCGCTCGAGGGCGGCGTCGACGGGTTCATCGCGGTGAACGCGCGCGCGGGCGGGCACGCGGGCGACCAGACGCCGGAGAAGCTGCTCGAGGAGCTCGCGCCGCTCGGCAAGCCGGTGGTGTGCGCGGGCGGCGTCGGCGACGAGCGCGCGTTCACGCGCATGCTCGGGCTCGGCTACGCCGGCGTGCAGATGGGCACGCGCTTCATCGCGACCGAGGAGTGCCGCGCGCACGCGGACTACAAGGACGCGATCGTTCGCGCCCACGCGGAGCAGGTCGTGCTGACCGAGAAGATCAGCGGCGTGCCGGTCGCGGTGATCGAGACGCCGTACGTGAAGGCGGTGGGCACGAAGGCGGGCTGGCTCGGCAAGCGGTTGCTGCGTCATCCCAAGGGCAAGCACTGGATGCGCACCTTCTACACGATGCGCTCGGTGTGGCAGCTCAAGCGCGCGTCGCTCGAGGGCAGCGGCTACCAGCAGTACTTCCAGGCGGGCAAGAGCGTCGACGGCATCGAGCGCGTCGAGCCGGCGGGCGACGTCGTGCGCCGCTTCGCCGACGCCGCGCGCCAGGCCGACGCGCTCGCGGCGGAGTGATCGAGGCGCGCACACCGAAGACGCACACCCGCGGATGGGCGGCCCACGGGCGCCGTCCGCTGCGCACGGTGGGCGCGCGGCGCGGATGATTGCGCGGACAAAGGGCGAAATTCGCGACGAATCGCAGCGTTTTCGCGCGTGATGGCCGCTGGCACCACGAGTGCTCAGGCGCGCCGCCGCCGACGCCCGACGCGTGAATCGCGTGGGCTCGGACGAGCCGCCAACCACGCGAGGATCCATGCGCCCGCAGTTCGCTCCGCTGTTCACTCCACTGCTCTTCGTCCTCGGCGCGTGCGCCGCAGGAGAAGCGCTTCCATCCGATCGCGAGGTCGAGCCCGCGACGTTCGCGCTCTCGACCGAAGGCGCCGACACCCCGGCCGCGCCGGAGTGCGGGCCCTCGAGCATCACGACGCCCTCGTCGACCTCTGCGGTCTGTCGCGGGCCGTGGGAGTACGAGCGCTGGGCGTTCTGCTCGATGTCGCACTCGTCGTGCGGTGCCCAGATCTGTCCGGATGGTCGCGACGGCGAGCCGCAGTACTCGACGTGCGCGCGCTGGGAGTTCGGCCACACGATGACGACCGAGACGGTCGCCCCGGCGCGTCGGACGGTCGGCGCGCAGTGCTGGCGCGAGGCCGAGCTCGATCGCTGGATGTGCCTGATCGACAGCGCCGAGGCGAATTCGGCGTGCCGCGCGCACGTCGGCGAGCGCGTCACCGCGCGTCGCAACGCCGTGCCCGCGGACAAGCGCGCGCTCGTGACCTCCACGTCGCAGTACCGCGTGGTGCGCCAGGCGACGCAGGCGAATCGCACCGCCGAGATCGAGTGCACGGGCACCGTCGAGTACCCGCGGGCGCGCTCCCGCAAGGACGCCGCGTGCGGCTGCGCGGTCGATCTCGAGTACCCCGTGTGCCGCGTCCAGCACGAGGACTGCGGGCCCGACGGCACGCGCCGGTGGTCGGCCTCGGGCCTCTCGCGCGCCTCGCTGTTCCTGAGCGATCGCAACGGCGCGTGGAGCGCGACGGGCGCGCACGGATCGTTCTGCACGAGCGCGGACACGCTGCCGATGGGCACCGCCACCGAGGTGCGCGCGAAGTACGCCCGGCTGCGGACCTCGTGGGACACCCGCACCGCGGCGCGCTCGACCTATGCGCGCAACCTGCGGCAGCTCTACGAGCTGCGCGGTGAGGCGCTCACCGAGGAGCAGCGCGCGTTCGCGCGGACGCTCTATCGCGATCACGCGGGCGCTCCGCTCGCGTGCGGCACCGCGCCGCCGGCGATCGTGCCGACCCGCTGCACCGACACGACGTCCGCCGACGTGCGCGGCGCGCTGCTCCGCTGCAGCCGTCTCGCGATGGGCCACGTGCCCGCGAGCGTCGACGCGCTCGAGCTCGCGAGCTGCGCCGACGCGCTCGAGCGTGCGAGCACGATGCCCGCAGACTGCGGCGCGGCCGCGGCGCGCACCTCGCTGCGCGAGAGCACGACGACGATCGCTGCGCGCGCGCTCTCGCTGATCGAGCACCCGATCGCCGGGCTCGGCACCTTCGAGCGCCAGCTCTATCTGATGGATCGCTGGGACACGGCGATGCGCACGAGCTACGCCGCCGACGGTCCGACCGACGCGCTGCGCGTCGAGCAGAGCGG is a window encoding:
- a CDS encoding tautomerase family protein, which produces MPYVLIQVTDEGVTREQKAELVRGSTELLQRVLGKDPKLTFVVIDEVATDNWGVAGELVSERKTRDRR
- a CDS encoding nuclear transport factor 2 family protein — encoded protein: MDDRDDIRALVETYFEGLFHGDTNRLRRVFHERARLTGVVRGERSERGLDEYLAAVAHRRSPESLGDARAMRVIAIDVIGDVAVVRASVAMLGFDYADVLSLAKHEGRWSIVHKLFTHVGS
- a CDS encoding peptide ligase PGM1-related protein, with the translated sequence MILDPAPGSDDERLRFAQLQSRLGPMFRDVFSHPAAPRTIVVVPSMSLDPDVLAKIAGAAHYEERQLGMLMFLRLPRTRIVYVTSQPIAPVIIDYYLNLLGGVPASHARKRLVMLSAYDGSLRALTDKILERPRLLARVREAIGDPKLAHLSCFNTTHRERTLAVQLGVPLYGCDPALSQLGSKSGSRTLFREAGVPHPKGYESLRDVHDVAAAIAAMRRDEPLLRRVVVKLEEGFSGEGNAILDLDEAPSELGTIEHWLRDALIQKLRCEAAGETPETYFAKFAAMGGIVEAWIEGDVKRSPSVQLRVTPTAELELISTHDQVLGGPSGQVFLGSTFPADGAYRAALHEAGRRIGEVLRARGVLGRFGVDFVAVWREGSWDLAAIEINLRKGGTTLPFQMLQFLTDGRYDQASGEFVTPLGQPRCYYATDNLVRPEYRRFIPEDLVDVLVENGLHFDETTQEGVVFNLIGALSEHGKLGLVCIARDHEGALALYERTMHILDAEASRSPSEILTA
- a CDS encoding NAD(P)H-dependent flavin oxidoreductase is translated as MTTTRSLETPLTRAVGIEVPLLCGAMYPCSNPELIAAVSDAGGMGIVQPISMSFVHGHELREGLRLIGRMTKKPIGFNAIVEKSSKVYEDRMRRWIDIALEEGVRFFVTALGNPRWVVEKVHAVGGTVYHDVTSRKWAERALEGGVDGFIAVNARAGGHAGDQTPEKLLEELAPLGKPVVCAGGVGDERAFTRMLGLGYAGVQMGTRFIATEECRAHADYKDAIVRAHAEQVVLTEKISGVPVAVIETPYVKAVGTKAGWLGKRLLRHPKGKHWMRTFYTMRSVWQLKRASLEGSGYQQYFQAGKSVDGIERVEPAGDVVRRFADAARQADALAAE
- a CDS encoding LysR family transcriptional regulator, giving the protein MNRKLDDVMLGTIELFCLAAELGSFTAAANRAGVTPAAVSRSISRLEERLGVRLFVRTTRRIRLTDAGVTYAQSSRRALSQLADAERDVSGRQSAPAGLVRVSVPTTYGHHRLLPRLPAFRARYPAVRVDIHLSNRNVAFVHEDYDVAIRVRAQRDSSLVSRKLEDAELVLVASPAYLARAGTPRTVDDLHQHECIQFELPSTGRHIPWPVRIDGADVEVETRGSYACSDDVLGGVTLALAGAGIFQTYRFVVEQPLAEGRLVEVLPALRGPSRPFNLLYPHGRRLPTRVRAFIDFLLEDRRDS
- a CDS encoding PPC domain-containing protein; protein product: MRASTLSFLGALAVLSTACGDDDATADTDAGTNDASIDGGGSDAGGNGDAGDPDGCIAVRATTWTLEGLDDVSIGYLARLVPEVDGDVYDLSIQFYRYETEYVGTFDVSTGPDSNHESCAHCVQAWHGTDRSRGFFVTEGTLELTSDPFEMRLAGSLTGARLIEVTIEGPTLMSVPVPDGRCLVVEDVEFDRTFAPEGWTCATESWHDGETCDCGCGPIDPDCYEDLPIEGCFPGEVCVGVPNQEILRIDGACKEACDRATGDACDVGVCSFGPNNVDVCVSELEDWDPEADVGETCAEGAGFCAIDEGGFVRGVCDIHDRNDRECKPTCDEDTDCDVAAFERCYTITAGWPPEGFCSPRYPLDWTCSGDRYEDGTYCDCACGVFDPDCYDETRAVRGCGDDETCVDGSACEPIPANDTCAAAIPLTPGTPVTGNTLGALPQYAAATPCVTSEQRGPDVVYSIALTAGQTLTVTATPSEHNLALSLRGPGAASVCDATSSCIAGVDARERAMAETLTHTATTAGTYYVIVDSFWSGEYGEFTLNATVTP
- a CDS encoding SDR family NAD(P)-dependent oxidoreductase gives rise to the protein MSRHTPITAVVTGASSGIGLAVARAFLRRGDRVVGNGRDQARLEAAARTLDAGERFVPVAGDIADPATSARIFDVAESRFGRVEVLVNNAGIFRSKAITEYTDADLDALIDTNLRGFVHATKRAAQHMTAHGGGHVVNVTASIALQPLANVPAALPILIKGGLHAATKALALELAPKKILVSAVAPGIVDTPLYAPEMHDFLRTLQPLGRIASADEIAEAVLHLASATFTTGVVLPVDGGMSAGRW